In Ostrea edulis chromosome 6, xbOstEdul1.1, whole genome shotgun sequence, a single window of DNA contains:
- the LOC130047094 gene encoding proton-associated sugar transporter A-like, with amino-acid sequence MSIGLLTSTIQAAKRIRDRADPVVQNLGSGIASLVKSGHDYSYLEKKKSRIELIRLSAVVCGIELCYAAETAFVSPILLKLGVPVPLMSLVWCLSPLFGIILVPVLGSVSDNCNLRWGRRRPFIFLLALGIVVGLIIVPNGKTLGILMGDKRDKIFDNKTLPNNYTLFNRTYNSTLNQTDGKLSETFPKEDDVFHSLTQMDRTKGITLTILGVVLLDFSCDAAQSPSRAYLLDVSIPEDQSKGLSTFTIMAGLGGCIGYAMGGINWDLRHTKESSLEQHVLVVFSLVTVFFVLCLIITLTSFKEVTLGYCEKSNEDLQKSKTKKGKSKYEKFTNEEDDENEYDHEDHLKRTSAQVDYGSTNDFPTKNLHVSENSNTDKIPKESTPIKSVEISNFASLLNEVKLKTYLVSIIRMPRSLFILCLTNLFCWMSLVCYSLYFTDFVGQAVYEGDPKAPRHSNLHKLYNDGVRLGSFGMSLYSLSCAVYSMFVERLVEKFGAKRVYIGGQLVYCVGMIIMATIQSPVTVILLSPTAGIMYATLFTMPYMIVANYHTKGQFSSEAPTREDTIRGLGTDIAIVSSMVFIAQFVLSAFVGSVVHATGTTVAVVVMAAILSLLGALSATQVLYLGL; translated from the exons ATGTCTATAGGATTGTTAACATCAACCATTCAGGCTGCCAAGAGAATCCGTGACCGAGCAGACCCAGTGGTACAAAACTTGGGGTCTGGTATTGCTTCCTTGGTAAAAAGCGGACATGATTATTCCtatttagaaaagaaaaaatcacGGATAGAATTGATCCGACTGAGCGCTGTTGTTTGTGGAATAGAGCTTTGTTACGCTGCTGAAACTGCCTTTGTCAGCCCCATTTTACTGAAATTGGGTGTACCCGTACCACTGATGTCATTAGTATGGTGTTTAAGTCCGCTTTTTGGAATTATTCTGGTTCCAGTGTTAGGTTCTGTAAGCGACAATTGTAATCTGAGATGGGGTCGCCGCCGACCGTTCATTTTCCTGTTAGCACTTGGAATTGTTGTGGGTTTAATCATTGTTCCGAATGGAAAGACTCTAGGAATCCTAATGGGTGACAAGAGGGACAAAATCTTTGACAACAAAACCCTACCAAACAATTATACTTTATTTAATAGAACCTACAATTCGACGTTAAACCAAACAGATGGGAAACTTTCTGAAACATTTCCAAAGGAAGACGACGTGTTCCATTCTCTTACACAAATGGATCGCACAAAAGGAATTACATTAACCATATTAGGAGTAGTGCTTTTGGACTTCAGCTGTGATGCAGCACAGTCTCCAAGCAGAGCATATTTATTAGATGTTAGCATCCCAGAGGACCAATCGAAAGGGCTCAGCACATTCACTATCATGGCAGGGCTAGGAGGATGTATAGGATACGCCATGGGGGGAATAAACTGGGATTTGAGACACACAAAGGAATCATCCTTAGAGCAACATGTCCTCGTAGTGTTCTCCTTAGTCACTGTCTTCTTTGTTTTGTGTCTAATCATTACTTTAACAAGCTTTAAGGAAGTCACATTAGGATACTGCGAAAAATCAAACGAAGATTTACAAAAGTCAAAGACAAAGAAAGGCAAGTCTAAGTACGAAAAATTTACAAACGAAGAGGACGATGAAAATGAGTATGACCACGAAGATCATTTAAAACGAACGTCTGCACAAGTTGACTATGGATCAACTAATGACTTTCCCACCAAGAACTTGCATGTGTCGGAAAACTCCAATACCGACAAAATCCCAAAAGAATCTACACCAATAAAATCTGTAGAAATTTCTAATTTCGCTTCATTGTTGAACGAAGTGAAGTTAAAAACGTATCTAGTATCAATAATTCGGATGCCCAGGTCTCTGTTCATCCTGTGTCTGACTAATCTCTTCTGCTGGATGTCACTCGTCTGTTACTCCTTGTATTTCACTGACTTTGTGGGGCAGGCTGTATATGAAGGGGATCCAAAAGCGCCAAGACATAGCAATTTACACAAACTTTATAACGACGGTGTACGGCTGGGATCGTTTGGGATGTCCCTCTATTCGTTGTCCTGTGCAGTGTATTCAATGTTCGTAGAAAGACTGGTGGAAAAGTTTG GAGCAAAGAGGGTTTACATCGGAGGTCAGCTAGTTTACTGTGTTGGCATGATCATCATGGCGACCATACAAAGTCCAGTGACAGTGATTCTCTTATCCCCCACTGCAGGCATCATGTACGCCACTCTCTTTACAATGCCATACATGATAGTCGCCAACTACCACACGAAGGGACAG TTTTCTTCTGAAGCACCCACAAGAGAAGATACCATCCGAGGACTAGGGACAGACATCGCCATTGTGAGCAGCATGGTGTTTATTGCGCAGTTTGTTCTGTCAGCTTTTGTGGGGTCAGTAGTGCACGCCACAGGTACCACCGTGGCGGTCGTGGTGATGGCAGCGATACTCAGCCTTCTCGGCGCACTGTCGGCCACTCAAGTTCTGTACCTTGGTTTATAA